The Candidatus Zixiibacteriota bacterium genome has a segment encoding these proteins:
- the rpmI gene encoding 50S ribosomal protein L35, with translation MPKMKTNKSAAKRFKRTGTGKLKRHKAYKTHILTKMSPKRRRQLRKSGLISESDAKRINKLLPY, from the coding sequence ATGCCGAAGATGAAGACCAACAAGTCGGCGGCCAAACGGTTCAAGCGGACCGGAACGGGCAAGCTGAAAAGGCACAAAGCGTACAAGACGCACATCTTGACGAAGATGAGCCCGAAACGTCGCCGTCAGCTGCGGAAGTCCGGGCTGATCAGCGAGTCCGACGCCAAGCGCATAAACAAGCTGCTGCCGTACTAG
- the rplT gene encoding 50S ribosomal protein L20, with product MPRAKNSVAAHQRHRKVLEKAKGNFQGRRKLYRSALETVNKGLKYAYRDRRNRKREFRALWIARISAAAKLCGTNYSTLMSGLKKAGVEMDRKMLADIAARDMATFSTLAGMATGK from the coding sequence ATGCCACGCGCAAAAAATAGTGTTGCCGCCCATCAGCGCCACCGCAAGGTGCTGGAGAAGGCCAAGGGCAATTTTCAGGGTCGGCGGAAGCTTTACCGGTCCGCGCTGGAGACGGTCAACAAGGGTCTGAAATACGCTTACCGGGACCGTCGCAACCGCAAGCGCGAGTTCCGCGCCCTCTGGATCGCACGGATATCGGCGGCGGCCAAGCTGTGCGGGACGAACTACTCGACCCTGATGAGCGGTTTGAAGAAAGCGGGGGTTGAGATGGATCGCAAGATGCTTGCCGATATCGCCGCCCGCGACATGGCCACGTTCAGCACGCTCGCCGGCATGGCGACCGGGAAGTAA
- the pheS gene encoding phenylalanine--tRNA ligase subunit alpha, whose product MSLTEEIAQLEREALERIGQADSLDSLTELRVRYLGRKGPVLAILKSLGSLDAEQRKVIGAKANALKQRLEERLERAAAAFESTAGAAALDPTLPGTGQRIGAVHIVNRVMSEICRTFYGMGFEIAHGPHVETDHYNFEALNFPPDHPARDMQDTFFVEGDRLLRTHTTPVQARELEKRTPPIKIITPGKTFRNEVITTRSHVSFHQVDGFLVDEGVSMADLKGALVAFCRAFFGEELKLKFRPSFFPFTEPSAEVDVQCFLCRGAGCQLCKYTGWLEILGCGMIHPNVLETAGYDSEKYTGYAFGMGVERIAMLKYRINDIRLVFNNNVRFLRQFL is encoded by the coding sequence ATGTCTCTTACCGAAGAGATAGCTCAATTAGAACGCGAAGCACTCGAGCGAATCGGCCAGGCCGATTCGCTCGATTCGCTTACGGAACTTCGTGTCCGTTATCTCGGGCGAAAAGGGCCGGTGCTGGCGATTCTCAAGTCGCTGGGCTCGCTGGATGCCGAGCAGCGCAAGGTGATCGGGGCGAAAGCGAACGCGTTGAAGCAGCGGCTGGAGGAGCGGCTCGAGCGGGCGGCGGCGGCGTTTGAATCGACGGCCGGCGCGGCCGCGCTGGATCCGACCCTTCCGGGGACCGGGCAGCGGATCGGCGCGGTCCATATCGTCAACCGGGTGATGAGCGAGATCTGTCGGACGTTTTACGGCATGGGTTTCGAGATCGCTCACGGCCCGCACGTGGAGACCGACCATTACAATTTCGAGGCGTTGAATTTTCCGCCGGATCATCCCGCGCGCGACATGCAGGACACGTTTTTTGTCGAGGGTGATCGCCTGCTGCGGACGCACACGACGCCGGTGCAGGCGCGCGAGCTGGAGAAACGGACGCCGCCGATCAAGATAATCACTCCCGGCAAGACGTTCCGCAACGAGGTGATTACGACGCGGTCGCACGTATCGTTTCACCAGGTCGACGGATTTTTGGTCGACGAGGGCGTGTCGATGGCGGATCTCAAGGGGGCGCTGGTCGCTTTCTGCAGGGCGTTTTTCGGCGAAGAATTGAAACTCAAGTTCCGTCCATCGTTTTTCCCCTTCACGGAGCCGTCGGCGGAAGTCGACGTGCAGTGTTTTTTGTGTCGCGGTGCGGGCTGCCAGTTGTGCAAGTATACAGGCTGGCTGGAGATACTGGGCTGCGGCATGATTCACCCGAACGTACTCGAGACGGCAGGCTACGATTCGGAGAAGTACACGGGCTATGCGTTCGGGATGGGGGTGGAACGTATCGCGATGCTGAAGTATCGCATCAACGACATTCGACTCGTGTTCAACAACAACGTTCGTTTTCTCAGGCAGTTTTTATAA
- the pheT gene encoding phenylalanine--tRNA ligase subunit beta has protein sequence MKISYRWLLELTGLDWPVEQVADRLTLCGTACEDITPTARFMKGVVVGEVLDVQAVPGADKIRRATVTTGKETLSLVCGAPNVAVGQKVPVATLGAELSGGLVIKKATIRGIESSAMICSQAELGISDDHSGIWVLEPDLAVGRPLAEALDFDDYTLDFELTPNRADSMSAIGIARDLAALAGVKIKYPTFEIREGGGKSSDYIGVQIDAPDACGRFTARIIQGVTVGPSPWWMQKRLIAAGMRPISNIVDITNFVMLETGNPMHAFDYDRFGSKTVVVRRARDGESFVTLDGKKHELISDNLMITNGSESTGVGGVMGGLNSEVSDDTSTIMLEVAYFEPSIIRRSRRHLGLVTEASQRFEKGVDPNNVIYAGNRAAYLFQELCGGKVLGGVVDSYPRPVAPVEVTLRPSRCRQITGADFSTKRMKEILTHLEIEVTGDEPITATVPTFRHDITREIDLIEEIARIEGYNAIPDAVTNIGPLFTPTHAGDRFVEEIRGLMTGAGFDEMIGHGLADSKAAARLHPDIPQLRIINPVSEDLDIMRNSLMLSALPVAAHNIAHRNVDLQMFEIGKAYFPPDGSGRWVEAERLCLMVTGQTPGNWRAKARPYDFYDLTGALETLGRHFRWPAISYRPVEKSYFETGHGFAVTVGKVEAGEVGALSDAVTRYFDVKQRVFLAELDLAALLSVSGGQATFEPLPTFPAAPRDIAMIVDEGVQVGRIVGEIKAVAGDLAESVELFDLYTGKQIPAGKKSIAIALVYRLRDRSLSSEEVESRQQAVIAALKQKFNAEIRDK, from the coding sequence ATGAAGATATCGTATCGATGGTTGCTGGAGCTCACCGGTCTGGACTGGCCGGTGGAACAGGTTGCCGACCGGCTCACGCTGTGCGGAACGGCCTGCGAGGACATCACCCCGACCGCGCGCTTCATGAAAGGGGTGGTGGTGGGCGAGGTGCTCGACGTGCAGGCGGTGCCGGGGGCGGACAAGATTCGCCGGGCTACGGTCACTACCGGGAAAGAGACGTTAAGTCTCGTCTGCGGGGCGCCCAACGTGGCGGTCGGGCAGAAGGTACCGGTGGCGACGCTGGGGGCGGAGTTATCCGGCGGCCTGGTAATCAAGAAAGCGACCATTCGCGGAATCGAATCATCGGCCATGATCTGTTCGCAGGCCGAACTGGGAATATCCGACGATCATTCCGGTATCTGGGTGCTGGAGCCCGATCTGGCGGTTGGTCGGCCGCTGGCCGAGGCGCTGGATTTCGACGACTACACTCTGGATTTCGAACTGACCCCCAATCGCGCCGATTCGATGTCGGCAATCGGTATTGCGCGTGATCTTGCCGCGCTGGCCGGGGTGAAGATCAAATATCCGACCTTTGAAATCCGTGAGGGCGGCGGGAAATCGTCGGATTATATCGGCGTTCAAATTGACGCGCCGGATGCGTGCGGTCGGTTCACCGCTCGAATTATTCAAGGGGTGACGGTGGGACCCTCGCCGTGGTGGATGCAGAAGCGACTGATTGCGGCCGGGATGCGTCCGATCTCCAACATCGTCGATATCACCAATTTCGTCATGCTCGAGACCGGCAATCCGATGCATGCGTTTGACTACGACCGGTTCGGATCAAAGACGGTGGTGGTGCGCCGGGCCCGCGACGGCGAGTCGTTCGTGACGCTTGACGGAAAGAAGCACGAGCTGATATCGGACAACCTGATGATCACGAACGGCTCGGAGAGCACGGGCGTGGGCGGCGTGATGGGCGGACTGAATTCCGAGGTCAGCGACGACACGTCGACGATTATGCTGGAAGTGGCCTATTTCGAACCCTCGATCATCCGCCGCAGCCGCCGCCATCTCGGTCTGGTGACGGAAGCCTCGCAGCGGTTCGAGAAGGGTGTTGATCCCAACAACGTGATCTATGCGGGCAATCGTGCCGCTTACCTGTTTCAGGAGTTGTGCGGCGGGAAGGTCCTGGGCGGTGTGGTGGACAGTTACCCGCGGCCGGTGGCTCCGGTCGAGGTGACGCTGCGTCCGTCGAGGTGTCGTCAGATCACCGGGGCGGACTTCTCGACCAAGCGTATGAAGGAGATACTGACCCATCTCGAGATAGAAGTGACCGGGGATGAGCCCATTACGGCAACCGTTCCGACGTTTCGTCATGACATCACTCGGGAGATTGACCTTATAGAGGAGATCGCCCGGATCGAGGGGTATAACGCGATACCGGATGCCGTGACGAATATCGGTCCGTTGTTTACGCCGACGCATGCGGGTGACCGGTTCGTGGAGGAAATTCGGGGGCTGATGACGGGGGCGGGGTTCGACGAGATGATCGGTCACGGTTTGGCGGACAGCAAGGCCGCGGCGCGGCTGCATCCGGACATTCCGCAGCTTCGCATTATCAATCCGGTGTCAGAAGATCTGGACATCATGCGAAACTCGCTGATGTTGTCGGCGTTGCCGGTGGCGGCGCATAATATCGCGCACCGGAATGTCGATTTGCAGATGTTTGAGATCGGTAAGGCCTATTTCCCTCCCGACGGCAGCGGTCGGTGGGTAGAGGCGGAGCGTTTGTGTTTGATGGTGACAGGGCAGACGCCCGGCAACTGGCGGGCGAAGGCGCGGCCGTACGATTTTTATGATCTGACCGGCGCCCTGGAAACGTTGGGGCGTCATTTCCGTTGGCCGGCAATCAGTTACCGTCCCGTGGAGAAGTCTTACTTTGAGACCGGGCATGGTTTTGCGGTGACAGTCGGGAAGGTCGAGGCGGGGGAAGTGGGCGCTTTGAGCGACGCGGTTACCCGGTATTTTGACGTCAAGCAGCGAGTCTTTCTTGCCGAGCTGGACCTTGCGGCATTACTTTCGGTTAGTGGCGGACAGGCCACATTTGAGCCGCTGCCGACATTTCCGGCGGCACCTCGCGATATCGCAATGATTGTGGACGAGGGGGTGCAGGTCGGGCGGATCGTGGGAGAAATCAAGGCGGTGGCCGGGGATTTGGCGGAGTCGGTCGAGTTGTTCGATCTGTATACCGGCAAGCAGATTCCGGCGGGGAAGAAGTCGATCGCGATTGCGCTGGTGTATCGATTGCGTGACCGGAGCCTCTCGAGTGAGGAAGTCGAATCCCGGCAACAAGCTGTGATAGCGGCCCTGAAGCAGAAGTTTAATGCCGAGATCAGGGATAAGTAA
- the zapB gene encoding cell division protein ZapB produces the protein MSDKLAQIEDRVERVLQLVERLRGENRALRDQNRSLKSEMAELRREFDALELTYNDQAGAVKTRLTSVLNRLEELEAIGL, from the coding sequence ATGAGTGACAAACTTGCTCAGATCGAGGACCGGGTCGAGAGAGTCCTGCAGCTGGTTGAACGGCTTCGGGGGGAAAACCGCGCTTTGCGCGACCAGAACCGGTCGCTGAAGTCGGAGATGGCGGAGCTCCGTCGCGAGTTCGACGCTCTCGAGCTGACGTACAATGATCAGGCGGGGGCGGTGAAGACCAGGCTGACGTCGGTTCTTAATCGATTAGAAGAGCTGGAAGCCATAGGGCTTTAA
- a CDS encoding cell division protein ZapA: protein MSDLTVENRVVVRIFGEDYPITGENDPKYISRIADLVDSRMKEVSKLSRSHARDKVAILAAMSIASELHEKGSALQVMEAGFQTRLDTLLGRLDEALQQDSAVG, encoded by the coding sequence ATGTCTGATCTGACGGTTGAGAATCGAGTAGTCGTCAGGATATTTGGCGAAGATTATCCAATAACCGGGGAAAATGATCCCAAATATATTTCCCGGATCGCTGATCTGGTTGATTCCAGGATGAAAGAGGTATCAAAACTCTCCCGTTCACACGCACGGGACAAGGTAGCGATTCTCGCGGCCATGTCGATCGCGTCGGAACTTCACGAGAAAGGCAGCGCCCTCCAGGTGATGGAGGCGGGCTTTCAGACTCGTCTTGATACCCTACTCGGCAGACTGGATGAGGCCCTGCAGCAGGACTCAGCGGTCGGCTGA
- the rny gene encoding ribonuclease Y: MNVLTALLIALGVGILGFVLATVLARRADKKKLDSAGNESRRILNEAHKEAEIVKKEAILEARETWLKEKSGFDKEMEQRRREVEKAERAQEDRQNALDKRIESFENRDRELASREKNLAQRQKGIEIREVEIETIIASQNERLQKIAQMTPEEAKRQLMDNMINEAKMEAAAHIKEIREKAERDAEKESREIILSAIYRCAADHTVETTVSVVNLPSDEMKGRIIGREGRNIRAFETCTGIDVIVDDTPEAVILSGYDPVRREIARMALERLISDGRIHPTRIEEVVAKCQTEMEVIVREAGEQACFELGIHGLHPEIIRLLGKLNYRTSYGQNVLAHSKEVAMLCGLMAAELELDAALAKRCGLLHDIGKAIDRETEGTHTQIGADFMRRFREHDAVVNAIESHHGDVPMLSPYPVLVQTADAVSGARPGARREPLEAYVKRLQQLEELADSFKGVSKAYAIQAGREVRVIVENESIDDLATSVLAGDIASRIEAEMQYPGQVKVTVIRESRYTEFAK; this comes from the coding sequence ATGAACGTGCTGACCGCCTTGCTCATCGCGCTAGGCGTCGGGATACTCGGATTCGTGCTGGCGACAGTGCTGGCGCGTCGGGCCGACAAGAAGAAACTTGATTCGGCCGGCAACGAGTCGCGGCGCATCCTCAATGAGGCGCACAAGGAAGCGGAGATAGTCAAAAAAGAGGCGATCCTGGAGGCCCGCGAAACCTGGCTGAAGGAGAAGTCGGGGTTCGACAAGGAGATGGAGCAGCGGCGCCGGGAGGTTGAGAAAGCCGAGCGCGCGCAGGAGGATCGCCAGAATGCTCTCGATAAAAGAATCGAGAGTTTTGAAAACCGAGACAGGGAACTCGCCTCCCGGGAGAAAAATCTGGCCCAGCGTCAGAAGGGCATAGAGATCCGGGAAGTCGAGATTGAAACGATAATCGCCTCGCAGAACGAGCGGCTCCAGAAAATCGCGCAGATGACGCCGGAAGAGGCCAAACGCCAGTTGATGGACAACATGATCAACGAGGCCAAGATGGAAGCCGCGGCCCATATCAAGGAGATTCGCGAGAAGGCGGAACGAGACGCCGAGAAGGAGTCGCGGGAGATCATTTTGTCCGCCATCTACCGCTGCGCCGCCGACCACACGGTGGAGACGACGGTTTCGGTCGTCAACCTGCCGTCGGATGAAATGAAGGGTCGCATTATCGGGCGCGAGGGGCGCAATATTCGGGCGTTTGAGACCTGCACGGGGATCGACGTGATTGTCGACGACACGCCCGAGGCGGTGATCTTGTCCGGCTATGACCCGGTGCGGCGGGAGATTGCCCGCATGGCGTTAGAGCGGCTGATCTCCGACGGTCGGATTCATCCGACGCGGATCGAAGAGGTAGTGGCGAAGTGCCAGACCGAGATGGAGGTGATTGTCCGGGAGGCCGGCGAGCAGGCCTGTTTTGAGCTGGGCATTCACGGGCTGCATCCGGAAATCATCAGGCTGTTGGGCAAGCTCAATTATAGGACGTCCTATGGCCAGAACGTGCTGGCTCACTCCAAAGAAGTGGCGATGCTGTGCGGTTTGATGGCCGCCGAGCTGGAACTCGACGCGGCGCTGGCGAAGCGCTGCGGCCTGCTGCACGATATCGGCAAGGCGATCGATCGGGAGACGGAAGGGACGCATACACAGATCGGCGCAGACTTCATGCGGCGGTTCCGCGAGCACGATGCGGTCGTCAACGCGATAGAGTCGCACCATGGCGATGTGCCGATGCTCTCGCCGTATCCGGTGCTGGTGCAGACGGCCGACGCGGTATCGGGCGCTCGTCCGGGCGCCCGGCGCGAGCCGCTGGAGGCGTACGTCAAGCGTTTGCAGCAGCTCGAGGAGCTGGCCGACAGTTTTAAAGGCGTATCGAAGGCGTACGCGATCCAGGCCGGTCGCGAGGTGCGGGTGATCGTGGAAAACGAGTCTATCGACGATTTGGCGACCTCGGTGCTCGCGGGCGATATCGCGTCGCGGATCGAAGCGGAGATGCAGTACCCGGGGCAGGTGAAGGTGACGGTGATCCGGGAGAGCCGGTACACCGAGTTCGCGAAGTAA
- a CDS encoding TIGR00282 family metallophosphoesterase, with the protein MSTFNLLFVADICGKPGRQAAAHMIKPLREKYQIDYVVANVENAAGGFGVTPEMSRKMFSYGINLQTSGNHIWDRVDILDYFNDSPRLIRPANYPSSAPGAGSYIDTVGSVKVGVINLMGRVYMPNLDCPFQVAMREVKRIQAQTEIIFVDFHAEATSEKQAMAFYLDGRVSAVVGTHTHVQTADEQVSARGTAYITDAGMTGPYDSIIGMEKGPSLGRFLTGMPKRFTTATDDVRLAGVVVRIEAATGRAVEMERFVLPFNIDEYQHSKQIEVGD; encoded by the coding sequence ATGTCCACGTTCAACTTGTTATTTGTCGCCGATATCTGCGGCAAGCCGGGTCGTCAGGCGGCGGCGCACATGATCAAGCCGTTGCGGGAGAAATACCAAATCGATTATGTCGTGGCGAATGTCGAAAACGCCGCGGGCGGGTTTGGCGTGACGCCGGAGATGTCGCGGAAGATGTTCAGCTACGGCATCAACCTGCAGACATCCGGCAACCACATCTGGGACCGGGTCGACATCCTCGATTATTTCAACGACAGCCCCCGGTTGATTCGGCCGGCCAACTATCCGTCGAGCGCGCCCGGCGCCGGGTCCTATATCGACACCGTCGGATCGGTCAAGGTGGGGGTGATCAACCTCATGGGCAGGGTGTACATGCCGAATCTGGACTGCCCGTTCCAGGTTGCCATGAGGGAGGTCAAGCGGATCCAGGCCCAGACGGAGATCATTTTTGTCGATTTCCATGCCGAGGCGACCAGCGAAAAGCAGGCGATGGCGTTTTATCTGGACGGCCGCGTGTCGGCGGTGGTCGGTACGCATACGCACGTGCAGACCGCCGACGAGCAGGTCAGCGCACGCGGGACGGCATATATCACGGACGCCGGCATGACCGGGCCCTACGACTCGATCATCGGCATGGAAAAAGGACCGTCGCTCGGCAGGTTTCTGACCGGGATGCCGAAGCGTTTCACGACCGCGACGGACGACGTGCGGCTGGCGGGGGTCGTGGTGCGGATCGAGGCGGCCACGGGCCGGGCGGTGGAGATGGAGCGGTTTGTCCTGCCGTTCAATATCGACGAGTATCAGCACAGCAAGCAGATTGAAGTCGGGGACTGA
- the folD gene encoding bifunctional methylenetetrahydrofolate dehydrogenase/methenyltetrahydrofolate cyclohydrolase FolD — translation METVIIDGKEVAKAVRGELKGKIEALKTAGVTPGLAAVLVGDDPASQTYVSSKAKACEKLGLYSEVIRRPATIAQEELLEIVRGLNGNSRIHGILVQSPLPKHMDELGVTLTIDPAKDVDGFHPHNVGMMLLGRPGLLPCTPHGIIKLLEYYKIDPAGREVVVVGRSNIVGKPVAAILMQKAPMANATVTVAHSRTPNLAEITRRADILIAAIGRPRTILADMVKPGAVVIDVGVNRVDDPSEEKGYRLVGDVDYDAVAPKTSAITPVPGGVGPMTIAMLMSNTVEAARMIAGRQALS, via the coding sequence GTGGAGACGGTGATAATCGACGGCAAAGAAGTCGCCAAGGCGGTGCGGGGAGAACTGAAGGGGAAGATCGAAGCGTTGAAGACGGCGGGTGTGACGCCGGGTCTCGCGGCCGTCCTGGTCGGAGACGATCCCGCTTCCCAGACGTACGTTTCCTCGAAGGCGAAGGCATGCGAGAAGCTCGGGTTGTACTCCGAGGTGATCCGTCGACCGGCCACTATCGCGCAGGAGGAACTTCTGGAGATCGTGCGGGGGCTGAACGGGAATTCGAGAATCCACGGCATCCTGGTCCAATCGCCGTTGCCGAAGCACATGGATGAACTGGGCGTGACTCTGACGATCGACCCGGCGAAGGACGTAGACGGGTTTCATCCGCACAATGTCGGGATGATGTTGCTTGGCCGCCCTGGTCTGCTGCCGTGCACGCCGCACGGTATTATCAAGCTGCTCGAGTACTACAAGATTGACCCGGCGGGACGTGAGGTCGTGGTGGTCGGGCGCTCGAACATCGTGGGCAAGCCGGTGGCAGCGATCCTGATGCAAAAAGCGCCGATGGCAAACGCGACCGTGACGGTGGCTCATTCACGGACACCGAACCTGGCGGAGATCACCCGGCGAGCGGATATCCTGATTGCCGCTATCGGTCGCCCCAGGACGATTCTGGCCGACATGGTGAAGCCGGGGGCGGTGGTGATCGATGTCGGCGTAAACCGGGTTGACGATCCGTCAGAAGAAAAAGGTTACCGTCTGGTCGGAGATGTTGATTACGACGCCGTCGCGCCGAAAACATCGGCCATCACTCCGGTACCGGGAGGGGTCGGGCCGATGACGATCGCGATGCTGATGTCCAACACGGTCGAAGCTGCCAGGATGATTGCCGGTCGGCAGGCGTTAAGTTGA
- a CDS encoding PorV/PorQ family protein, with protein MTARLLTWMLVALLAGAVAAEDDAGREELFSLGTGARGLGMGGTFTGFADDASTVYYNPAGLARLDFHEISLLHTTLFEGTLYNSAVWAYPISRNDGIGFAFMRVGTDDIVKRVDGATVGEFGYSTSQAMFSYGRRLTNGIAVGLSFKAVNQSLDNLSDWAIGADVGVAFDMHRHLSIGFITRNFIRPGPKLEAAAEEIPRAYVGGMALHDVTVVGDVAVSAGIDLEKYADRDMKIHGGGEVVVSDRYALRAGYDRDNLSFGAGLRAGPIKIDYAYKLMDYVDDSHRFSLTFLLGAPSAERFAEKPLPLPPPPPTEKELKLMALREKASEFFHVLELDSALHYYREMLVVDPENREIARTIASIEQELKNKEQQARQLQMAEKEIEQFAQRYLAQARSFKEKKYYAAAEDMVQLVLDIDPENAEALAMRREIRDIVRNEVAAKMSEARAAERDGRTVDAINAYNRVLELQPGNAEAVAARQQAQSGLDAAAQLQLGVDLFQRGRYQQARQRFRSVLRSDSTNTVAQDYLNRIATALSKPSTLEDLQANPDIWPLYLEGIRHMRNQEYQKAIDAWEKVLEVFPNNEDTKNNIEQARLRLKSQRTE; from the coding sequence ATGACGGCACGCCTGTTGACATGGATGCTGGTGGCGCTGCTGGCGGGAGCGGTCGCGGCGGAGGACGACGCGGGGCGGGAGGAGTTGTTCTCACTCGGGACGGGCGCCCGGGGGCTCGGCATGGGAGGAACGTTCACGGGATTTGCCGATGATGCGTCGACCGTCTACTACAATCCGGCAGGGCTGGCCCGGCTGGATTTTCACGAGATCAGCCTGTTGCACACGACGTTGTTCGAGGGTACGCTGTATAACTCCGCCGTGTGGGCGTATCCGATTTCCCGGAATGACGGGATCGGTTTCGCCTTTATGCGGGTGGGGACCGACGATATCGTCAAACGGGTGGACGGGGCGACGGTCGGTGAATTCGGTTATTCGACGTCCCAGGCGATGTTTTCATATGGTCGACGGCTGACGAACGGGATTGCGGTCGGCTTGAGTTTCAAGGCGGTCAATCAGTCGCTCGACAATTTGTCGGACTGGGCGATCGGCGCCGACGTGGGTGTGGCGTTCGACATGCATCGCCATCTGTCGATCGGGTTCATCACGCGCAACTTCATTCGGCCCGGGCCGAAGCTCGAGGCGGCCGCCGAGGAGATCCCGCGGGCGTATGTCGGGGGCATGGCGCTCCATGACGTGACGGTGGTGGGCGACGTTGCGGTGAGCGCCGGTATCGATCTGGAGAAGTACGCCGATCGCGACATGAAGATTCACGGCGGGGGCGAAGTGGTGGTATCCGATCGCTACGCGCTTCGGGCGGGGTATGACCGGGACAATCTGTCGTTCGGGGCTGGACTGCGCGCCGGACCGATCAAAATCGATTACGCGTACAAGCTGATGGATTACGTTGACGACTCGCACCGGTTTTCACTGACGTTTCTGCTCGGAGCGCCCAGTGCGGAGCGGTTCGCCGAAAAGCCGTTGCCCCTGCCGCCACCTCCTCCGACCGAAAAGGAATTGAAGCTCATGGCGTTGCGCGAGAAGGCCAGCGAGTTCTTCCACGTGCTCGAGCTTGATTCCGCGCTGCACTATTATCGTGAGATGCTCGTGGTCGATCCGGAGAACCGGGAGATCGCTCGGACCATTGCCTCGATCGAACAGGAGTTGAAGAACAAGGAACAGCAGGCGCGGCAGCTGCAGATGGCGGAGAAGGAAATCGAGCAGTTCGCGCAGCGGTACCTGGCGCAGGCGCGTTCGTTCAAGGAGAAGAAGTACTACGCCGCCGCCGAGGACATGGTACAGCTGGTGCTCGATATCGATCCGGAGAATGCCGAGGCGCTGGCGATGCGGCGCGAGATACGGGATATCGTGCGGAACGAGGTCGCGGCGAAGATGAGCGAGGCGCGCGCGGCCGAGCGCGACGGCCGTACGGTGGACGCGATCAACGCGTACAACCGCGTGCTGGAGCTTCAGCCGGGCAACGCGGAGGCGGTCGCGGCGCGGCAGCAGGCGCAGAGCGGACTGGATGCGGCCGCGCAGCTTCAGCTCGGGGTCGACCTCTTCCAGCGGGGCCGTTATCAGCAGGCACGGCAGCGGTTCCGCAGCGTGCTTCGCAGCGACAGCACCAACACGGTCGCGCAGGATTACCTCAATCGAATTGCCACGGCCCTTTCGAAACCGTCGACGCTGGAAGACCTTCAGGCCAATCCGGACATCTGGCCGTTGTACCTCGAAGGTATCCGGCACATGCGCAACCAGGAGTACCAGAAGGCGATCGATGCGTGGGAGAAAGTGCTCGAGGTGTTCCCGAACAACGAGGATACGAAGAACAACATCGAGCAGGCCCGCCTGCGATTGAAGTCCCAGCGAACCGAGTAG